A window from Nitrospira sp. ND1 encodes these proteins:
- a CDS encoding tetratricopeptide repeat protein, protein MTLFREGNADGAIEALKKAVAQNPKLAEAYHVLGLVYFQSKRNPDEAIQAYKQSLKLGPASAEILNDLADVYLAQGRGSDAEGVLRQALDIAPGNEEAHLDLAHLYEARHDRANALKMYQSLLRVRPDHAEALYHLASLYDSHGDLKLAREYLSRLTQANPGHADAWYLLGRLAERGNDLNAAAAAFKEAIAVKADLVDAHYNLGFVYRSQGLLAEAEREFLEVIRYRPEYAEAHLNLGMVYTSLNRLEEAEKEHERAVALKPQSAEAHYNLGVFYELHRKDMGRALAQYRRYRDLGGRDERVERIIGMGGP, encoded by the coding sequence GTGACATTGTTTCGTGAAGGCAATGCCGACGGCGCGATCGAGGCGTTGAAAAAGGCCGTGGCACAGAATCCCAAGCTGGCCGAGGCGTACCATGTGTTGGGACTGGTGTATTTTCAGAGTAAGCGCAATCCCGACGAGGCGATTCAGGCCTACAAGCAGTCGCTGAAATTGGGGCCGGCTTCCGCGGAGATTCTGAACGATCTCGCCGATGTGTATCTGGCGCAAGGGCGTGGCAGCGACGCGGAAGGGGTGTTGCGGCAGGCGCTGGATATCGCGCCCGGAAATGAAGAAGCCCATCTGGATCTGGCGCACCTCTATGAAGCACGGCATGATCGCGCGAATGCCCTGAAGATGTATCAGTCCCTTCTCCGGGTGCGTCCTGACCATGCGGAGGCCCTGTATCATTTGGCGAGTCTCTATGACAGTCACGGTGATCTCAAGCTGGCCCGCGAGTATTTGTCCCGTCTCACCCAGGCGAACCCCGGGCATGCGGATGCCTGGTATCTCCTCGGGCGACTGGCCGAGCGCGGCAACGACCTCAACGCCGCCGCCGCCGCATTCAAAGAAGCCATTGCGGTCAAGGCCGATCTGGTCGATGCCCATTACAACCTGGGGTTTGTCTATCGGAGTCAGGGCCTGCTGGCTGAGGCGGAGCGGGAATTTCTGGAGGTGATCCGGTATCGCCCCGAATATGCGGAGGCGCACTTGAATCTGGGCATGGTCTACACCAGTTTGAACCGGCTGGAGGAGGCGGAGAAGGAGCACGAGCGGGCGGTGGCTCTCAAGCCTCAATCGGCGGAGGCCCACTATAACCTCGGGGTCTTTTACGAGCTTCATCGCAAGGACATGGGGCGGGCGCTGGCGCAATACCGGCGCTATCGGGACCTCGGCGGCCGCGACGAGCGGGTCGAGCGCATCATCGGCATGGGCGGACCGTAA
- the secA gene encoding preprotein translocase subunit SecA, translated as MLTQVLNIIFGSKNDREIKALRPIVERINGLESSFTPLSDQALAEKTQEFKKRLEDGETLEDILPEAFAVCREMSRRRLNMRHFDVQLIGGMILNKGRIAEMKTGEGKTLVATLPLYLNALEGKGAHLVTVNDYLAKRDAQWMAQLYHALGLSVGIIQHDASFLYDPTYEASDKRLQHLRPCTRHEAYRAEITYGTNNEYGFDYLRDNLIVSDLSQCVQRPLNFAIVDEVDSILIDEARTPLIISGPTDQTTDLYYRINSIIPQLKAEHDYTIEEKTKTASLTEEGNVRVEKLLGVDNLYDLQHMDLVHHVVKALQAYSLYKRDVDYVVKDGEVIIVDEFTGRLMPGRRWSDGLHQAVEAKEGVKIANENQTLASVTFQNYFRMYKKLAGMTGTADTEAGEFAKIYNLDVNVVPTNRSMVRKDYADVVFRTEKEKFTAIVEEIKDCNERGQPVLVGTVSIEKSERLSGYLSRSGVKHNVLNAKFHEKEAEIIAQAGRKGAVTIATNMAGRGTDILLGGNADFLFKRILYQDENLTDARKQEIFDQIKADCEKDKQEVVAAGGLHILGTERHESRRIDNQLRGRAGRQGDPGSSRFYLSLEDDLMRIFASERVSQLMLKLGMEEGVPIEHGMVTRAIANAQKKVEAHNFEIRKQLLEYDDVMNKQREVIYQHRHAVLAGEHIQQDIHDMMRDIVNAFVETYCPADQYQEEWDFNGLGEALQGQFALDVTQGHGSVADHFKDVGRDALIEDIQNQVRRAYDHKEQELGSELMRYLEKMLLLQVIDHHWKDHLLGMDHLRDGIGLRGYGQKDPLIEYKREGFDMFSSMMDRIKSDVLERMFRVQAVRGEQPPPPAPEPTPPPRMVLNRSDEPATQTVQSQADKTGRNDPCPCGSGKKFKKCHGA; from the coding sequence ATGTTGACCCAAGTCCTGAACATCATCTTCGGAAGCAAAAACGACCGCGAGATCAAAGCGTTGCGCCCGATCGTCGAGCGTATCAACGGACTCGAATCCAGCTTCACGCCCTTGTCCGACCAGGCACTGGCCGAGAAGACGCAAGAGTTCAAGAAACGGCTCGAAGACGGAGAAACGCTGGAAGATATTCTGCCCGAAGCGTTCGCCGTGTGCCGGGAAATGTCCCGTCGTCGCTTGAATATGCGGCATTTCGACGTGCAGCTCATCGGCGGCATGATCCTGAATAAAGGCCGGATCGCCGAAATGAAGACCGGTGAGGGCAAGACCCTGGTCGCCACATTGCCCCTCTATTTGAACGCGCTAGAAGGCAAAGGCGCCCACCTGGTCACCGTCAACGATTACCTGGCCAAACGCGATGCCCAATGGATGGCGCAGCTCTATCACGCGCTCGGCCTCTCCGTCGGCATCATCCAGCACGATGCGTCCTTTTTGTATGATCCGACCTATGAAGCGTCGGACAAGCGCCTGCAACATTTGCGGCCCTGCACCAGACATGAGGCCTACCGCGCCGAGATCACCTACGGCACCAACAACGAATACGGGTTCGATTACCTGCGCGACAACCTGATCGTCAGCGACCTGAGTCAATGCGTCCAACGCCCGCTGAACTTCGCCATCGTGGACGAAGTCGACAGCATTCTGATCGACGAGGCGCGTACGCCATTGATCATCTCCGGTCCCACCGATCAAACGACCGATCTGTACTACCGCATCAATTCGATCATCCCGCAGCTCAAGGCGGAGCACGACTATACGATCGAAGAAAAGACCAAGACCGCCTCGCTCACGGAAGAGGGCAACGTCCGTGTGGAGAAACTATTGGGCGTGGACAACCTGTACGACCTGCAGCACATGGATTTGGTCCACCACGTCGTCAAGGCGCTCCAGGCCTATTCACTCTACAAGCGCGATGTCGACTATGTGGTCAAGGACGGCGAAGTCATCATCGTCGATGAGTTTACCGGCCGATTGATGCCGGGCCGCCGGTGGAGCGACGGGTTGCACCAGGCCGTGGAAGCCAAAGAAGGCGTCAAGATCGCCAACGAGAACCAGACTCTGGCCTCCGTCACCTTCCAGAACTACTTCCGTATGTACAAGAAACTGGCCGGCATGACCGGTACGGCCGACACGGAAGCGGGAGAGTTCGCCAAGATCTACAATCTGGACGTCAACGTTGTGCCGACCAACCGGTCGATGGTCCGCAAGGATTACGCCGACGTCGTCTTCCGGACGGAAAAAGAAAAGTTCACGGCGATCGTCGAGGAAATTAAAGACTGCAACGAACGTGGGCAACCGGTCCTGGTCGGCACCGTCTCCATTGAAAAATCCGAGCGGCTGTCCGGCTACCTGAGCCGAAGCGGCGTGAAGCACAATGTCTTGAACGCCAAGTTCCATGAGAAAGAAGCGGAGATCATCGCGCAAGCGGGACGCAAGGGCGCCGTGACCATCGCCACCAACATGGCGGGCCGCGGCACCGACATTCTCCTGGGCGGCAACGCCGACTTCCTGTTCAAACGGATCCTGTACCAGGACGAAAACCTCACGGACGCACGGAAACAGGAAATTTTCGACCAGATTAAGGCCGATTGCGAAAAGGACAAGCAGGAAGTGGTCGCAGCCGGAGGGCTGCATATCCTCGGCACCGAACGGCACGAAAGCCGCCGCATCGACAACCAGCTCCGTGGCCGCGCCGGCCGTCAGGGCGATCCGGGCTCCTCGCGCTTCTACCTGTCGCTCGAAGATGATCTGATGCGCATTTTCGCCTCCGAGCGCGTGTCCCAGTTGATGCTCAAGCTGGGCATGGAAGAAGGCGTGCCGATCGAACACGGGATGGTCACCAGAGCCATCGCCAACGCTCAGAAAAAAGTCGAGGCGCACAACTTCGAAATCCGCAAACAGCTCCTTGAATACGACGACGTGATGAACAAGCAGCGGGAAGTGATCTACCAGCACCGCCACGCCGTGCTGGCCGGCGAGCACATCCAGCAGGATATTCACGACATGATGCGGGACATCGTGAACGCCTTCGTGGAGACCTACTGCCCGGCCGATCAGTACCAGGAAGAATGGGATTTCAACGGCCTTGGCGAAGCGCTGCAGGGCCAGTTCGCTCTGGACGTCACGCAGGGTCACGGCAGCGTCGCAGACCATTTCAAAGACGTCGGGCGGGATGCGCTGATCGAGGACATTCAGAACCAAGTCCGGCGGGCCTACGATCACAAGGAACAGGAACTCGGCTCCGAGCTGATGCGGTATCTGGAAAAGATGCTGCTGCTCCAGGTGATCGACCACCACTGGAAAGATCACTTGCTGGGCATGGACCATTTGCGGGACGGCATCGGCCTGCGCGGATATGGGCAAAAGGACCCGCTGATCGAGTACAAGCGCGAAGGGTTCGACATGTTCTCCTCCATGATGGACCGGATCAAGTCGGATGTGCTGGAGCGGATGTTTCGCGTCCAGGCCGTGCGGGGCGAGCAACCGCCCCCTCCCGCACCCGAGCCGACCCCTCCGCCTCGCATGGTGCTCAATCGCAGCGACGAACCAGCCACGCAAACGGTCCAGAGCCAGGCGGACAAAACCGGTCGCAACGATCCCTGCCCCTGCGGGAGCGGAAAAAAATTCAAGAAGTGCCACGGGGCGTAA
- a CDS encoding class I SAM-dependent methyltransferase produces the protein MKREATTDKGGVTLSTGHPQLLAEIRAEIAATGPIPFARFMDLALYHPKYGYYVRPVDDPTQERIGWSGDFYTSSDVHPILGQALARQAQQLDTLLGHPDPFTVVEMGAGKGLLARDFLTACRNAPANLRDRLRYILIERSAAMRTQQQNNLAPWVGQAGRVAWLDRLEDLPPNSVTGLFFSNELVDALPVHRLAVLDGRPQEVYVEYRDERFSEVYRPLSNELTAYLREGGINLPDGYRAEINLDAVDWMTQVAQVMARGAVLTIDYGHTAEDLYGPDRKNGTFLCYYHQTTSEDAYDRVGEQDMTAHVDFTALAQTGHQAGLDVTGFTNQMSFLIGLGAEQLLESLQPESPEFYAAIHLLRPDGMGRTFKVLIQHKGMAKPELDGLKFQPFFGSILRTNAPVHDASRTTLHDSQVCHG, from the coding sequence ATGAAACGGGAGGCGACTACCGACAAGGGTGGTGTCACTTTGAGCACTGGGCATCCACAACTCCTGGCGGAAATCAGGGCTGAAATTGCAGCCACTGGTCCGATTCCGTTCGCCCGTTTTATGGACCTCGCCCTGTATCATCCGAAGTACGGCTACTATGTTCGCCCCGTCGATGATCCGACCCAGGAACGCATCGGATGGTCGGGCGATTTTTACACGAGTTCCGACGTGCATCCGATCCTCGGCCAGGCGTTAGCCAGACAGGCACAACAACTCGACACGCTCCTCGGGCATCCAGACCCCTTCACGGTGGTGGAGATGGGAGCGGGCAAGGGACTGCTGGCGCGGGATTTCCTGACCGCTTGCCGGAACGCGCCCGCGAACCTCCGCGACCGTCTTCGATACATCTTGATCGAGCGCAGCGCCGCAATGCGCACCCAGCAGCAAAACAATCTGGCGCCCTGGGTGGGACAGGCCGGTCGCGTTGCCTGGCTCGACCGCCTGGAAGATCTGCCGCCGAACAGCGTCACCGGACTCTTTTTTTCGAATGAACTCGTGGATGCCCTTCCTGTTCACCGGCTCGCAGTGCTCGACGGCCGGCCGCAGGAGGTCTATGTCGAATATCGCGACGAGCGATTCAGCGAGGTCTACCGCCCCCTCTCCAATGAACTCACCGCCTACCTGCGAGAGGGCGGGATCAACCTGCCGGACGGCTATCGGGCTGAAATCAATCTCGACGCGGTCGATTGGATGACGCAGGTGGCACAGGTGATGGCGCGCGGCGCCGTGCTGACGATCGATTACGGCCACACCGCCGAAGACCTCTATGGCCCGGACCGCAAGAACGGCACGTTCCTCTGCTACTACCACCAAACCACCTCTGAGGATGCGTACGACCGGGTGGGGGAGCAGGACATGACCGCCCACGTGGACTTCACCGCCCTGGCGCAAACGGGCCACCAGGCCGGATTGGACGTCACCGGGTTTACGAATCAGATGAGTTTCTTGATCGGCTTGGGCGCCGAACAATTGCTGGAATCGCTCCAGCCGGAATCGCCGGAGTTTTACGCGGCGATACACCTGCTGCGGCCGGACGGCATGGGTCGCACATTCAAAGTATTGATACAGCACAAGGGCATGGCCAAGCCCGAGTTGGACGGACTGAAGTTCCAGCCGTTCTTCG